One genomic window of Nicotiana sylvestris chromosome 10, ASM39365v2, whole genome shotgun sequence includes the following:
- the LOC104234265 gene encoding uncharacterized protein: MEPWKDLRGKVVMVTGASSGIGRELCLDLAKVGCSIIAAARRVDRLKSLCDEINLQVPRQAFAVEFDITADGSTIEAAVQRAWDAFGRIDALVNNAGVRGNIGSSLKLSEDEWNHTFNTNLKGTWLVSKYVCSRMRDAKQDGGSVINISSAAALNRALFKGSLAYASSKMALDMITKIMALELGVHKIRVNSISPGIFKSEITENLVQQKRFHNAVFKAVPLRTFGTTDPALTSVVRYLIHDSSQYVSGNVFIVDAGGTLPGVPIFSSL, from the exons ATGGAGCCGTGGAAAGACCTGAGAGGAAAAGTAGTGATGGTGACAGGGGCGTCATCAGGAATTGGGCGAGAGTTGTGTCTCGACTTGGCGAAAGTCGGCTGCAGCATTATTGCTGCCGCTCGCCGTGTTGACAGGCTCAAATCTCTCTGCGACGAGATCAATTTACAGGTCCCCCGACAGGCATTCGCCGTTGAGTTTGACATAACTGCTGATGGTTCTACAATTGAGGCTGCTGTACAAAGAGCTTGGGATGCCTTCGGACGTATCGATGCCTTGGTTAACAATGCCGGCGTTAGAG GTAATATAGGCTCTTCACTGAAATTGTCAGAGGATGAGTGGAACCATACCTTTAATACAAACCTAAAAGGGACATGGTTGGTTTCCAAATATGTTTGTAGTCGCATGCGCGATGCTAAACAGGACGGAGGATCTGTCATTAATATATCTTCAGCTGCTGCACTGAATCGCGCATTATTCAAAGGGAGTCTTGCTTACGCTTCTTCAAAGATGGCTCTTGACATGATCACTAAG ATAATGGCCCTTGAATTGGGAGTACACAAGATTAGAGTGAACTCAATATCACCAGGAATTTTCAAGTCTGAGATAACAGAGAACCTTGTCCAACAAAAACGTTTCCATAATGCTGTTTTCAAGGCCGTTCCTCTGAGAACGTTTGGAACGACGGATCCGGCTTTAACATCAGTGGTCAGGTACTTAATCCATGATTCTTCGCAATACGTATCGGGCAATGTTTTCATTGTCGACGCTGGAGGTACCTTACCAGGTGTCCCCATATTCTCATCACTCTAG